Genomic DNA from Noviherbaspirillum saxi:
TGCCGCCGGCCGACGTGGCGTCGATTCTTATACAACCAGGCGTTCGCCTGGAACAACTGACCTATCGCGCAGGCGAATGGGTGATTGAAGGAGTGATCTATGCGAAATAGCCTGAAGCCCATCGTTTTCCTGTCATGCGCGCTATTGTCCGCGGCAGCGCCGGCGGAGAACACCGCTGACGATCTGATGCAGCTCGAAGCCGCGACGACGATACTGAAAGCGCGTGCCCGGAAAATCGAGGTACAGGCGCAGATCGCGTCCAAGCAGGCCGAAATCGACCGGCTCGCCGGCGTCGCCTACGGCGGCCATCCCACCGTGCGTGCGATCGAAGGCATAGGCGCGACGATGTACAGCACGCTGCAACTCGACAACGGTAGCACGATCGACGTCAAGCAGGGTGATGTCTTGCCCAATGGCCTGAAGGTGGTCGCTATCAACCGCAATGGCGTGACGGTGCAAGGCAAGGGCAGCAAGAGCTTTCGCCTGGCCAGCAGCGCGCCGGTCCAACGGCAGGCGCATTCGGCCGCCGCCATGCCGGCGATGCCGACGCTGTCGCTGCCGCCTGTGACGACAGGGGCCGCAAGATGAATACCGCGGCGACAAAGACGATCCCCGGCCCAGCCGTGCCCGATGGCCAGGCCGAGCAGGATACGATCGACTTTGCAGCGGTCAGCGTGCTGAGCCGCAATGGCGACTACTCTGCCAGCGCCGAAGAGAGAAAGTTCATCTGCCTGTTGTCCGATGGCCGGCTATTGATTGCCGACGGTCAGGTGATGAATCCGCATGTGCTGTCCTATTGCGCGCGGCTGGAGCGCATGAACCGGCCCTACCGCCGCATCTTCTGCAAGATCGACAAGATCAACCAGGCCTATCAGGCCGGAACGGCCGGCGGCGGCGCGCGCCTCGACCATTCCAGCATGCAGGTGACCGCGAAGGAATTGCTGACCCGTGCGTGCAAGGAGCGCGCATCGGACATTCATATCCGCGTAAAAAAACTCAGCACCGAAATCTATTTCCGCGTGCATAACGATCTGGTACGGGTGAGCGGCCATCCGCGCGACTTTGGCGAACGTCTGCTCGCCACCATGTACGGCGCGATGACCACGGTATCCGACAATGCCTATAAGCCGAGCGAGCGCCAGGACGCCAGCATCGGCGACCGCGACAAGCTGCCTGAAAAGCTCTACGGCGTGCGCATTGCGACCGCGCCCACCAGCGAAGGCAATGTGATGGTGCTGCGCCTGCTGTACAACGATGCCGGCGACGATATCGACGTCAGGCCACTCGGCTTTTCGGAAGAACATGCAACGATGCTGCAGCTGTTCAAGGAACAGCCGATCGGCATGAACATTATCAGCGGCCCTACCGGTTCGGGCAAGTCGACCACGCTGCAGCGGGTGCTGACCGGCGAGATCCTGGAATCCAAAGGCAAGATCCATGTGATCACCGTGGAAGACCCGGTCGAATATCCGATCGAAGGCGCGGTGCAGACGATGGTCACCAACGCCGGTACCGAGGAAGAGCGCTCGCGTCTGTTCTCGGCGGCGATCACCAATGCGATGCGGCTCGATCCCGACACCATCATGATCGGCGAAATCCGCGATCGCGCATCGGCGCAGACTGCGCTGCGCGCATCCATGACCGGCCATCAGGTATGGACTACCGTGCATGCCAACAATGCGATGGCGATCGTCGACCGCCTGGTCGATCTGGGCCTGCCGCTGCCCATGGTCGCCGATCATGGCGTGGTTACCGGTCTGGTCAGCCAGCGCCTGGTCAAGGTGTTGTGCCCGCACTGCAAGAAAAAACTCATCGAACACCGTCACGAGATCAGCGAAGCGCTGTTGATGCGTGTCGCACGTGTGCTGGGTGCCGACATCGTCAATGCCTGCATCGCCGGCGACGGCTGTGCCAAGTGCCGTCAGCAGGGAACCGTCGGGCGCACCGTGGTAGCAGAGGTGATTGCGCCGGATGCGCAATTCTTTGAATACATCCGGGCCGGCGAAAAGCTCCAGGCGCGGGAATACTGGCTCAATGAACTGGGCGGAAAGACGCTGGTGCAGCATGCGATCGACAAGGTCGCCGCCGGCATCATTGATCCGCAGATGGCCGAAAAAGCAGTCGGCCGCCTCACCATGGCCGATGCGCCGGGCAGCCGTTGCCTGACATTCCCGCAGGCGGGCGCCGCCGCGCTACAGCAGGCCACCGACGGCATGGCGCACATTGTGGAGGCAATGCATGCAAATTGATTTCAATCGCTGGTGGGCCAAGGCCCAGCTGACCGACGCATCGCGCCTGCGCCTGTATCGCAAGATCGCGAAGATGCTGTCCAATGGCCTGCCCTTGCTCAAGGTGCTGGAAGAGATGCAGTCGCGTGCCTCCGACGGCGGCCGCAATCCCAAGGAATCGCTGGCGATCGTGCTCGACGAATGGCGGCGTGCGGTGCAGAACGGCCTGATGCTGTCGGAAGGCATGGCGGGCTGGGTGCCGCAGTCGGAGCAGATGATCATCGCCGCCGGCGAACAGTCCGGCCATCTGGAAGATGCGCTGATCGCGGTAGTGAGCGTGGTGCAATCGGGCAAGCGCATCAAGAATGCCGTGTTTTCCGGGCTGGCCTATCCGGTCGCGATCCTGACCATGGTCATCATCTACATCTTTATCTTCGGCACGCGCGTCATTCCCGAATTCGCGCGCATGGTCGACCCGTCGCACTGGCGAGGAGCGGCACGCTCGCTTTATCTGATGTCGCAATTCGTACGCGGCTGGATGCCGCTCATCGTGGCGATCCTTGTGGCGTTGATTGCGACAGTCCTGATATCGATGCCGCGCTGGCGCGGCAATACGCGCGTCTTCCTCGACCGGCTTCCGCCGTATTCGATCTACCGGCTGGTGGTCGGCAGCGGTTTTCTGATGGCGTTCTCGGCATTGCAGTCCGCCGGCGTCACGGTCGAGAAAGCGCTGATGCGCATGTCCGACAACGCCAGCCCCTGGTTGCACGAGCGGCTCGACGGCGCCTTGCTCGGGGTGAAATCGGGCCTCAATTGCGGCGAAGCCTTGCGCAACGCCGAATATGGATTTCCTTCCAAGGAGATCGTCGATGACCTGTGCGTGTACGCCGAATACCGCGGCTTTTCCGAGGCGCTGAAGATGCTCGCCGACGAATGGCTGGACGACGGCGTCGAACGGATA
This window encodes:
- the pilP gene encoding type IV pilus biogenesis protein PilP, with product MRNSLKPIVFLSCALLSAAAPAENTADDLMQLEAATTILKARARKIEVQAQIASKQAEIDRLAGVAYGGHPTVRAIEGIGATMYSTLQLDNGSTIDVKQGDVLPNGLKVVAINRNGVTVQGKGSKSFRLASSAPVQRQAHSAAAMPAMPTLSLPPVTTGAAR
- a CDS encoding GspE/PulE family protein; translation: MNTAATKTIPGPAVPDGQAEQDTIDFAAVSVLSRNGDYSASAEERKFICLLSDGRLLIADGQVMNPHVLSYCARLERMNRPYRRIFCKIDKINQAYQAGTAGGGARLDHSSMQVTAKELLTRACKERASDIHIRVKKLSTEIYFRVHNDLVRVSGHPRDFGERLLATMYGAMTTVSDNAYKPSERQDASIGDRDKLPEKLYGVRIATAPTSEGNVMVLRLLYNDAGDDIDVRPLGFSEEHATMLQLFKEQPIGMNIISGPTGSGKSTTLQRVLTGEILESKGKIHVITVEDPVEYPIEGAVQTMVTNAGTEEERSRLFSAAITNAMRLDPDTIMIGEIRDRASAQTALRASMTGHQVWTTVHANNAMAIVDRLVDLGLPLPMVADHGVVTGLVSQRLVKVLCPHCKKKLIEHRHEISEALLMRVARVLGADIVNACIAGDGCAKCRQQGTVGRTVVAEVIAPDAQFFEYIRAGEKLQAREYWLNELGGKTLVQHAIDKVAAGIIDPQMAEKAVGRLTMADAPGSRCLTFPQAGAAALQQATDGMAHIVEAMHAN
- a CDS encoding type II secretion system F family protein, with product MQIDFNRWWAKAQLTDASRLRLYRKIAKMLSNGLPLLKVLEEMQSRASDGGRNPKESLAIVLDEWRRAVQNGLMLSEGMAGWVPQSEQMIIAAGEQSGHLEDALIAVVSVVQSGKRIKNAVFSGLAYPVAILTMVIIYIFIFGTRVIPEFARMVDPSHWRGAARSLYLMSQFVRGWMPLIVAILVALIATVLISMPRWRGNTRVFLDRLPPYSIYRLVVGSGFLMAFSALQSAGVTVEKALMRMSDNASPWLHERLDGALLGVKSGLNCGEALRNAEYGFPSKEIVDDLCVYAEYRGFSEALKMLADEWLDDGVERISAQMQVLNGIAIVTLAIVIAWLVTGFFGIQQEIAALSRVAR